A genomic window from Anoplolepis gracilipes chromosome 6, ASM4749672v1, whole genome shotgun sequence includes:
- the Tif-ia gene encoding RNA polymerase I-specific transcription initiation factor RRN3 isoform X1, which translates to MSVVSSRVSSVSSIIKATGLRSQLNKQCSRIQCLKLPKDIKSILYNFKAGSGIKEYEKLIHLLKEDATKDSDLAEFLSEARQCVSLLDAKYELFVQILLRIQWTTKSPEVISTYKLFLQDLVCMQTLYIKLVINSLTQLFKSVEDTTQNNAERKPGEFKDEDEKRLNHIHDILHKILEVVPMSSQVLLQSLASQFPYIKHGTYTHEIYIYALLQILNYAPQLRSDILSLIINRLTMLDVNIPRKETNDDEEDNVMEDCTNEIVDGDNPTTVNNDINKIKTVPLIVHTMDTCMDLFLKYMHEFCFENSALQIESLRILYIDVLRAFETVILPTHASQYVQYIMFYICSFKGIVAETFTDWLWRKVIDPNVAPVLRQSAVCYISSLLATASFISSGLVKLTMSKLITWIRNYISMQEYSKYVDDDTKPHAVFYSVCQAFFHLFIARHKEFVSSKNGMLFLQELDIPRIVTCRLNPLKICNTKIVHSFADITSTYQLAYCYTIIENNERNQLPIFGVKTHLPVLVSSFFPFESYTLQHSRQRIVSLFHSNTTNTDRSD; encoded by the exons ATGTCTGTGGTATCTTCAAGAGTTAGCAGtgtgtcatctataataaaagctaCTGGACTTAGATCACAACTCAATAAACAATGCAGCAGAATACAGTGTTTAAAACTTcctaaagatattaaaagtatattatataattttaaagcagGTAGTGGAATTAAAGAATATGAGAAGTTGATACATTTACTTAAAGAAGACGCTACAAAG GATAGTGATTTAGCAGAGTTCTTATCTGAGGCAAGGCAATGTGTATCTTTATTAGATGCTAAGTATGAATTATTTGTTCAAATTCTTCTTCGAATTCAATGGACAACTAAATCACCAGAAGTGATTTCtacttataaactttttttacaagatttagtGTGTATGCAAACACTCTATATAAAACTtgtaataaattctttgaCCCAGTTGTTTAAATCAG TAGAAGATACAACGCAGAACAATGCAGAACGTAAGCCTGGAGAATTTAAAGATGAAGATGAGAAAAGGCTAAATCATATACATGacatattgcataaaattttggaAGTAGTACCAAT gtCAAGCCAAGTTTTACTACAATCTCTTGCGTCACAATTCCCATATATTAAGCATGGCACTTATACAcatgaaatttatatctatgcgttattacaaatattaaattatgcacCTCAGCTTAGGTCGGACAttctatctttaattattaatag gCTGACAATGTTAGATGTTAATATACCTCGTAAAGAAACAAATGATGACGAGGAAGACAATGTAATGGAGGATTGTACTAATGAAATAGTTGACGGTGATAATCCGACAACAGTAAATAAtgacataaacaaaataaaaactgtcCCTCTAATTGTGCACACAATGGACACGTGCATGGacttatttcttaaatacatGCACGAGTTCTGTTTTGAAAACAGTGCTCTACAGATAGAATCAttgagaatattatacattgacGTTCTCCGAGCATTCGAAACAGTAATATTACCCACGCACGCCAGTCAATATgtgcaatatattatgttcTACATTTGCAGCTTCAAAGGCATAGTCGCAGAGACTTTCACAGATTGGTTATGGCGTAAAGTAATCGATCCAAACGTAGCGCCAGTTCTACGGCAATCTGCTGTTTGTTACATTTCTAGTTTGCTCGCTACCGCATCATTTATCTCGTCTGg aTTAGTGAAGCTGACAATGTCCAAATTGATAACATGGATACGCAATTATATCAGTATGCAagaatattcgaaatatgtCGACGATGACACGAAACCACACGCCGTGTTTTATTCCGTGTGTCAAGCTTTCTTTCATTTGTTTATCGCGAGACACAAGGAATTTGTCAGTTCAAAAAATG GTATGTTATTTCTTCAAGAACTTGATATACCAAGGATCGTTACTTGTAGATTAAATCCTTTGAAAATATGCAACACTAAAATAGTACACAGTTTTGCCGATATTACAAGCACATATCAACTTGCCTATTGTTACACTATAATTGAAAACAATGAACGCAATCAACTACCTATTTTCGGAGTGAAAACTCACTTACCCGTTTTAGTTTCTagtttttttccttttgaaTCTTATACATTACAGCATAGCAGACAAAGAAtagtttctttatttcatagcAATACAACAAATACTGATAGGTCAGATTAA
- the Tif-ia gene encoding RNA polymerase I-specific transcription initiation factor RRN3 isoform X2, protein MSVVSSRVSSVSSIIKATGLRSQLNKQCSRIQCLKLPKDIKSILYNFKAGSGIKEYEKLIHLLKEDATKDSDLAEFLSEARQCVSLLDAKYELFVQILLRIQWTTKSPEVISTYKLFLQDLVCMQTLYIKLVINSLTQLFKSEDTTQNNAERKPGEFKDEDEKRLNHIHDILHKILEVVPMSSQVLLQSLASQFPYIKHGTYTHEIYIYALLQILNYAPQLRSDILSLIINRLTMLDVNIPRKETNDDEEDNVMEDCTNEIVDGDNPTTVNNDINKIKTVPLIVHTMDTCMDLFLKYMHEFCFENSALQIESLRILYIDVLRAFETVILPTHASQYVQYIMFYICSFKGIVAETFTDWLWRKVIDPNVAPVLRQSAVCYISSLLATASFISSGLVKLTMSKLITWIRNYISMQEYSKYVDDDTKPHAVFYSVCQAFFHLFIARHKEFVSSKNGMLFLQELDIPRIVTCRLNPLKICNTKIVHSFADITSTYQLAYCYTIIENNERNQLPIFGVKTHLPVLVSSFFPFESYTLQHSRQRIVSLFHSNTTNTDRSD, encoded by the exons ATGTCTGTGGTATCTTCAAGAGTTAGCAGtgtgtcatctataataaaagctaCTGGACTTAGATCACAACTCAATAAACAATGCAGCAGAATACAGTGTTTAAAACTTcctaaagatattaaaagtatattatataattttaaagcagGTAGTGGAATTAAAGAATATGAGAAGTTGATACATTTACTTAAAGAAGACGCTACAAAG GATAGTGATTTAGCAGAGTTCTTATCTGAGGCAAGGCAATGTGTATCTTTATTAGATGCTAAGTATGAATTATTTGTTCAAATTCTTCTTCGAATTCAATGGACAACTAAATCACCAGAAGTGATTTCtacttataaactttttttacaagatttagtGTGTATGCAAACACTCTATATAAAACTtgtaataaattctttgaCCCAGTTGTTTAAATCAG AAGATACAACGCAGAACAATGCAGAACGTAAGCCTGGAGAATTTAAAGATGAAGATGAGAAAAGGCTAAATCATATACATGacatattgcataaaattttggaAGTAGTACCAAT gtCAAGCCAAGTTTTACTACAATCTCTTGCGTCACAATTCCCATATATTAAGCATGGCACTTATACAcatgaaatttatatctatgcgttattacaaatattaaattatgcacCTCAGCTTAGGTCGGACAttctatctttaattattaatag gCTGACAATGTTAGATGTTAATATACCTCGTAAAGAAACAAATGATGACGAGGAAGACAATGTAATGGAGGATTGTACTAATGAAATAGTTGACGGTGATAATCCGACAACAGTAAATAAtgacataaacaaaataaaaactgtcCCTCTAATTGTGCACACAATGGACACGTGCATGGacttatttcttaaatacatGCACGAGTTCTGTTTTGAAAACAGTGCTCTACAGATAGAATCAttgagaatattatacattgacGTTCTCCGAGCATTCGAAACAGTAATATTACCCACGCACGCCAGTCAATATgtgcaatatattatgttcTACATTTGCAGCTTCAAAGGCATAGTCGCAGAGACTTTCACAGATTGGTTATGGCGTAAAGTAATCGATCCAAACGTAGCGCCAGTTCTACGGCAATCTGCTGTTTGTTACATTTCTAGTTTGCTCGCTACCGCATCATTTATCTCGTCTGg aTTAGTGAAGCTGACAATGTCCAAATTGATAACATGGATACGCAATTATATCAGTATGCAagaatattcgaaatatgtCGACGATGACACGAAACCACACGCCGTGTTTTATTCCGTGTGTCAAGCTTTCTTTCATTTGTTTATCGCGAGACACAAGGAATTTGTCAGTTCAAAAAATG GTATGTTATTTCTTCAAGAACTTGATATACCAAGGATCGTTACTTGTAGATTAAATCCTTTGAAAATATGCAACACTAAAATAGTACACAGTTTTGCCGATATTACAAGCACATATCAACTTGCCTATTGTTACACTATAATTGAAAACAATGAACGCAATCAACTACCTATTTTCGGAGTGAAAACTCACTTACCCGTTTTAGTTTCTagtttttttccttttgaaTCTTATACATTACAGCATAGCAGACAAAGAAtagtttctttatttcatagcAATACAACAAATACTGATAGGTCAGATTAA